One region of Glycine max cultivar Williams 82 chromosome 9, Glycine_max_v4.0, whole genome shotgun sequence genomic DNA includes:
- the LOC100789107 gene encoding probable sulfate transporter 3.5, with amino-acid sequence MHTYLISVVVAIVVSTMGSIGNSEVKNHNQHHEDGGDNGVNFSIQRGFGTKLKEALKEALFPDDPFRQFKKEQKPMRRVMKGVQYYIPIFEWLPTYNWRLFVSDLIAGLTISSLAIPQGISYAKLADLPPLVGLYSSFVPPLIYAVFGSSRHMAVGTIAGASLLIAQTIQTVADPVEDPTLYLHLIFTTTFITGVFQACLGLFRLGIVVDFFSHATINGFIGGTAVALILQQLKGVFGMKHFSTKSNMVEVVKSIVRNRHEIRWEPAVLGVILVAFLQFTKHLRNKNPKLFWVTAIAPMVTLVVSGVFTYLVKGQDHGIQIVGHLDKGLNPLSIHYLNFNSKYLPAVMQAGLITGVLSLAEGIAIGRSFAVVDNTPHDGNKEMIAFGLMTCPGLVLNCIFVGPFSKTAVNYNAGCKTAMANVVQAIIVALALLFLAPLFGFTPLVALSAIIISAMLGLIPFEEVIHLYKVDKFDFVICMVAFLGVILVSMDIGLMLSVGLGILRALMYVARPASCKLGKLPEIGLYRDTKQYKVLTYPGVLVVQLGSPVYFANSLYVKERIMRYIRSEESSTGDVVEHIILDLSGVTAIDTTAIKALDELIIILGKNGIKVLFVNPRLEVMEKLIMSKFVEKIGKESFYLILDDAVMASQYSLRSSKAANNGQEVV; translated from the exons atgcatacataTCTGAtatctgttgttgttgctattgTTGTTAGTACGATGGGTTCCATTGGTAACAGCGAGGTTAAAAATCATAATCAGCACCATGAGGATGGTGGTGATAATGGGGTGAATTTCTCGATCCAGAGAGGGTTTGGGACGAAACTGAAGGAGGCGTTGAAGGAAGCGTTGTTTCCGGACGACCCCTTCAGGCAGTTCAAGAAGGAGCAGAAGCCAATGCGGAGAGTGATGAAAGGGGTGCAATACTACATCCCAATCTTTGAGTGGCTCCCTACTTACAATTGGCGCCTCTTTGTCTCTGACTTGATCGCTGGCCTAACCATCTCAAGCCTTGCTATCCCTCAGGGCATTAGTTATGCCAAACTTGCTGACCTTCCTCCCCTCGTTGGCCTTT aTTCCAGCTTTGTCCCACCTTTGATCTATGCTGTTTTTGGGAGTTCAAGGCACATGGCAGTCGGGACGATAGCAGGAGCATCGTTGCTTATTGCTCAAACCATACAAACCGTGGCAGACCCAGTAGAAGATCCAACGTTGTATCTTCATTTGATTTTCACCACCACCTTTATCACCGGTGTTTTCCAGGCTTGTTTGGGATTATTTAG GCTGGGGATAGTGGTGGACTTCTTTTCCCATGCTACCATTAATGGCTTCATCGGAGGGACAGCAGTAGCTCTCATCCTCCAACAACTAAAGGGCGTATTTGGAATGAAACATTTTTCAACTAAATCGAACATGGTCGAAGTGGTGAAGAGCATTGTCCGCAATAGACACGAG ATTAGGTGGGAACCTGCGGTTCTTGGCGTCATCTTGGTTGCTTTCTTGCAATTTACCAAGCACCTG aGGAATAAGAATCCAAAACTCTTTTGGGTAACGGCTATAGCTCCAATGGTGACTTTAGTAGTTTCTGGGGTTTTCACCTACCTCGTCAAGGGCCAAGATCATggaattcaaatt GTGGGCCATCTAGATAAAGGACTAAATCCCTTGTCCATCCACTATCTGAACTTTAATTCTAAATATTTACCAGCAGTTATGCAAGCTGGTCTTATCACAGGGGTGTTGTCATTAGCG gAAGGAATAGCAATAGGAAGAAGCTTTGCTGTTGTTGATAATACACCTCATGATGGGAACAAAGAGATGATCGCTTTCGGCCTTATGACTTGTCCGG gtttggtCCTTAATTGTATATTTGTAGGACCATTTTCCAAGACTGCGGTGAATTACAACGCAGGGTGTAAAACTGCGATGGCAAACGTGGTACAGGCAATAATAGTGGCACTCGCACTACTATTTTTGGCGCCACTATTTGGCTTCACCCCTCTTGTTGCCCTTTCAGCTATTATTATTTCTGCCATGCTTGGGCTCATTCCTTTCGAAGAAGTCATCCATCTCTACAAAGTTGACAAGTTTGACTTTGTTATTTGCATGGTTGCCTTCCTTGGAGTTATCTTAGTAAGCATGGATATTGGCCTCATGCTGTCT GTTGGACTCGGCATTCTTAGAGCACTTATGTATGTGGCTAGACCTGCGTCATGCAAGCTTGGAAAGTTACCTGAAATTGGTTTATATAGAGACACGAAGCAATATAAAGTATTAACATACCCAGGAGTTCTTGTTGTACAACTTGGTTCTCCCGTTTACTTTGCAAATTCTTTATACGTCAAAGAAAG GATTATGAGGTACATTCGAAGTGAGGAAAGCTCTACTGGAGATGTAGTTGAGCACATCATACTTGATTTGTCAG GAGTGACAGCCATTGATACAACTGCTATTAAAGCATTGGACgagttaattataatattgGGAAAGAATGGAATTAAG GTTTTGTTCGTAAACCCAAGACTGGAGGTGATGGAGAAGCTTATAATGTCCAAGTTTGTTGAGAAAATTGGGAAGGAGTCGTTTTATCTAATATTGGATGATGCAGTGATGGCAAGTCAATATTCACTTCGTTCATCAAAGGCggcaaataatggtcaagaggTGGTTTAA